A genomic region of Acidobacteriota bacterium contains the following coding sequences:
- the lpxD gene encoding UDP-3-O-(3-hydroxymyristoyl)glucosamine N-acyltransferase has translation MKLEQLAELTNSTIEAGFPDIEITSVAGLSTAGHGEVTFLANPKYTPQITETKASAIFLKNDVEITRDDIVILRTADPKLAYTRAMRLLFPEPTLKPFIHSSAVIDPTASVESEVEIHANAVVGANCIIGFGVRLMPNVTIYDGVRIGSGTTIHSGVSVRENSEIGRNCIIHNNSTIGSDGFGYAKDEEKRWLKIPQTGRVVLEDDVEIGSNTSIDRASAGETRINRGAKIDNLVQIGHSCIVDEDALICSQTGLAGSSHIGKRVILTGQVGIAGHLKIGDDAIMTAKSATSHDVEPGKIMSGVPAFENRDWLRSTAAFRKLGEMAGRLRKLEKRVFGDDEQ, from the coding sequence ATGAAACTGGAGCAGCTAGCAGAACTTACCAATTCGACTATCGAAGCCGGTTTTCCGGATATCGAGATTACTTCGGTTGCCGGTCTTAGCACGGCGGGACACGGAGAGGTAACGTTTCTCGCCAACCCAAAATACACGCCTCAGATCACTGAGACAAAAGCATCCGCTATCTTCTTGAAAAATGATGTTGAGATAACTCGTGATGACATCGTTATACTACGAACGGCGGACCCGAAACTGGCGTACACGCGAGCAATGCGTCTACTCTTCCCCGAGCCTACCTTAAAACCATTCATACACAGTTCTGCCGTCATCGACCCGACTGCTTCGGTCGAAAGTGAAGTTGAGATCCACGCCAACGCCGTCGTTGGAGCAAATTGTATAATCGGTTTTGGCGTTCGTCTGATGCCGAATGTAACGATTTACGACGGAGTCAGAATTGGAAGCGGAACCACGATACATTCCGGCGTTTCGGTCCGCGAGAACAGCGAAATAGGCCGGAATTGCATTATTCATAACAATTCGACGATTGGATCTGACGGTTTTGGGTATGCCAAGGACGAAGAAAAGCGATGGTTAAAGATACCGCAAACCGGACGCGTCGTTCTCGAAGATGATGTTGAGATTGGCTCAAATACGTCGATTGATCGGGCATCGGCGGGCGAAACCCGGATAAATCGGGGTGCAAAGATCGACAACCTTGTGCAGATCGGCCATTCCTGCATCGTTGACGAAGATGCTCTAATTTGCTCGCAGACCGGGCTCGCCGGAAGCTCGCATATTGGCAAGCGGGTTATTCTGACAGGCCAGGTTGGCATTGCAGGCCATTTGAAGATCGGTGATGACGCCATCATGACCGCGAAATCGGCGACCTCTCATGATGTTGAACCTGGCAAGATAATGTCAGGTGTGCCGGCGTTCGAAAACCGCGATTGGCTCCGGTCGACCGCCGCGTTCCGCAAACTCGGTGAAATGGCCGGCAGATTAAGGAAACTCGAGAAACGGGTTTTCGGAGATGACGAGCAATAA
- the msrB gene encoding peptide-methionine (R)-S-oxide reductase MsrB, translating into MEREKSDAGYDITPLSAEAVRRLALDLNEEEYRILLNHGTEPAFCGTLLDNKLEGVYACRLCGLPLFDSKKKFNSGTGWPSFYAPFDKDHLTNIEDNTSGMRRIEIRCARCGGHQGHVFPDGPPPTGQRYCLNSASLEFFEDGEDISQKS; encoded by the coding sequence ATGGAACGAGAAAAATCTGATGCTGGTTACGACATCACGCCGCTTTCGGCTGAGGCTGTAAGGCGTCTCGCCCTAGACCTCAACGAAGAAGAGTACCGAATCCTTTTGAACCATGGCACTGAACCCGCATTCTGTGGGACTCTGCTTGATAACAAACTCGAAGGCGTTTACGCGTGCCGTCTTTGTGGCCTGCCGCTTTTCGATTCAAAAAAGAAGTTCAATTCAGGCACAGGTTGGCCTTCGTTCTACGCTCCATTTGATAAAGATCACCTCACCAACATCGAAGACAACACCTCCGGGATGCGCCGAATCGAGATTCGCTGTGCAAGATGCGGAGGCCACCAGGGCCACGTATTCCCCGACGGCCCGCCGCCGACCGGGCAGCGATATTGTTTGAATTCAGCTTCGCTTGAGTTTTTCGAAGACGGTGAGGATATCTCGCAGAAGAGCTAA
- a CDS encoding amidohydrolase family protein, which produces MKATVKIQKLKSFLIVSLSVFICGQFSSVKAQNDGSQQNATGKAGTFAIVGARIVTVSGATIESGTVVISNGKITAVGAGASVPSGAERIDGKGLTVFPGMIDAATNMGLTEIGQGVNASVDVSEIGTNNANARAIKGIHPHSAHVNVTRVNGITTVMSYPTGGTIAGQGSIINLNGATPDEMAVVGNFGLVINFPRVVGGGFGGGGFGGGGAAGLDFNELVKRRDAAIDDLKKIFRNAESYLRARDAYAKDKTLPYVPVDQRFDAMAAYIRGEKPVIFTAERERDIRAVAKFVGEMKLKGIIVGGQEAWKVADDLKKNNISVVYTNIYSLPVRDDDAYDYLFEAPAKMQAAGIKYSISTGDGGPEVRDLPYHAGLASAYGLSKEDALKSVTLYAAEVLGVADKMGSLDVGKVANVVVTDGDILDPRTNIKYMFINGRMIPLTSRHTELFDAFKDRK; this is translated from the coding sequence ATGAAGGCAACAGTAAAAATTCAAAAGTTAAAATCGTTCCTGATCGTTTCTTTATCTGTGTTTATCTGTGGCCAATTTTCTTCGGTCAAAGCGCAGAATGACGGTTCGCAGCAGAATGCCACCGGCAAGGCCGGGACGTTCGCCATTGTTGGAGCGAGGATCGTCACCGTCTCAGGTGCGACCATCGAGAGCGGAACTGTTGTCATCTCGAACGGCAAGATCACGGCAGTCGGAGCCGGTGCAAGCGTGCCTTCGGGGGCTGAGAGGATCGATGGCAAGGGTCTGACCGTCTTTCCCGGAATGATCGACGCCGCGACGAATATGGGTTTGACCGAGATAGGACAAGGCGTAAACGCTTCGGTCGATGTTTCCGAGATCGGTACGAACAACGCGAACGCGAGAGCTATCAAGGGCATCCATCCGCATTCTGCCCACGTCAACGTGACGCGCGTCAACGGCATCACGACCGTTATGTCATACCCGACAGGCGGCACGATCGCCGGGCAAGGTTCTATCATCAACTTGAACGGTGCAACGCCGGACGAAATGGCAGTTGTTGGTAATTTTGGACTCGTTATCAACTTCCCGCGTGTTGTCGGCGGCGGTTTTGGCGGAGGTGGCTTTGGCGGAGGCGGAGCGGCCGGTTTGGATTTTAATGAGCTCGTAAAACGACGCGACGCGGCGATCGATGATCTTAAGAAGATTTTTCGAAACGCCGAAAGCTACCTCAGAGCGAGAGATGCCTACGCTAAAGACAAAACGCTGCCATACGTTCCGGTCGATCAACGCTTTGATGCTATGGCTGCGTACATTCGCGGCGAAAAGCCGGTCATTTTTACCGCCGAACGCGAACGCGACATTCGCGCCGTTGCCAAATTCGTCGGAGAAATGAAGCTCAAAGGCATTATCGTCGGCGGCCAAGAAGCTTGGAAAGTCGCAGATGACCTGAAGAAGAACAATATTTCGGTCGTTTATACAAACATCTACAGCCTGCCTGTGAGAGACGATGACGCGTACGACTATCTCTTCGAAGCACCCGCGAAAATGCAGGCTGCAGGCATCAAATACAGCATATCGACCGGCGACGGCGGCCCCGAAGTTCGCGATCTGCCGTATCACGCGGGCCTAGCGTCCGCCTACGGCCTGTCGAAAGAAGACGCTCTCAAATCAGTAACGCTCTACGCCGCCGAAGTCCTCGGAGTCGCAGACAAAATGGGCTCGCTCGACGTCGGTAAGGTCGCAAACGTGGTCGTCACCGACGGCGACATTCTCGACCCGCGAACGAACATCAAATATATGTTCATCAACGGCAGAATGATCCCGCTAACGAGCCGGCACACGGAATTGTTCGACGCTTTTAAAGATAGAAAGTAG
- a CDS encoding amidohydrolase family protein has translation MRRLNLDAAKAMKYGGVPEEDAFKMITINPAKQLGIDKRTGSIEVGKDGDIAIWNAHPFSVYSRVEATLIEGVTYFDRTTDAAKRLEMAKERETLEKLEVNKAPGTGGGPPRIPTERRRGDRDHADDEDGGNQ, from the coding sequence ATGAGGCGGCTCAATCTCGACGCGGCCAAGGCTATGAAATACGGCGGCGTGCCTGAGGAAGACGCGTTCAAGATGATCACGATCAATCCGGCCAAACAGCTCGGCATCGACAAACGCACGGGCTCGATCGAGGTCGGAAAAGACGGCGATATCGCCATCTGGAACGCACATCCGTTCAGCGTTTATTCGCGTGTCGAGGCGACGCTCATCGAAGGCGTAACCTATTTTGACCGCACGACCGACGCGGCCAAGCGTCTCGAAATGGCGAAAGAGCGAGAGACGCTCGAAAAACTAGAAGTTAACAAAGCTCCGGGCACCGGCGGCGGGCCTCCGCGAATTCCAACCGAACGCCGACGCGGCGATCGCGACCATGCGGATGATGAAGACGGAGGAAACCAATAA
- a CDS encoding amidohydrolase family protein, whose protein sequence is MKRFTAGLISFLMVAASVPLTVFGQSANDVLIKNGTVMTAAKGTLQNIDVLIQNGKITRIGKGLTAPAGVRVIDATGKYVTPGIIDAHSHSMLDAINEGTYSVSSMTQTLDMLNPTDIAIYRALAGGVTSALLLHGSANSIGGQSTTVKFKWGRPVEDYPIEGAPSGIKFAMGENVKRSTSFALPGTTPRYPRTRMGVVETMRDAFMRAKDYRQAWADFKAGRTKVQPRKDLELEPLVEVLEGKRLVHAHGYRSDEHLNLLLLADEMGFKVATLQHGLEAYKIAPEIAKRATGVSIFADSWGYKLEAYDSIPYNAYILWKNGVNVSINSGFGRTHEAAQSRRGQGYEIRRRA, encoded by the coding sequence ATGAAGAGATTTACAGCAGGTTTAATTTCGTTTCTGATGGTTGCGGCATCAGTTCCGTTGACCGTTTTCGGACAGTCAGCGAACGACGTTCTGATCAAGAACGGAACGGTTATGACCGCGGCCAAGGGAACGCTGCAGAATATCGATGTTCTAATTCAGAACGGCAAGATCACGAGGATCGGCAAGGGGCTGACGGCTCCGGCCGGCGTTCGCGTGATCGATGCGACCGGCAAGTATGTAACGCCCGGAATCATTGACGCGCACTCGCATTCGATGCTTGACGCGATCAACGAAGGTACCTATTCCGTGTCCTCGATGACGCAGACGCTCGACATGCTCAATCCGACCGACATCGCGATCTATCGGGCGCTCGCGGGCGGCGTAACCTCGGCACTTCTGCTGCACGGTTCGGCCAATTCGATCGGCGGACAGAGCACGACGGTCAAGTTCAAATGGGGCCGGCCGGTCGAAGATTATCCCATCGAGGGAGCTCCGTCGGGAATCAAGTTTGCGATGGGCGAGAACGTCAAACGCTCGACGTCGTTCGCTCTTCCGGGGACGACGCCGCGTTATCCGCGAACGCGAATGGGCGTCGTCGAGACGATGCGCGACGCATTTATGCGGGCCAAAGACTATCGTCAGGCGTGGGCCGACTTTAAAGCTGGCAGAACAAAGGTACAGCCGCGAAAAGACCTCGAACTCGAGCCGCTCGTCGAGGTACTCGAAGGCAAAAGGCTTGTTCACGCTCACGGTTATCGATCTGACGAGCACCTAAATCTGCTTCTATTGGCAGACGAAATGGGTTTTAAGGTCGCGACGCTCCAGCACGGGCTCGAGGCGTACAAGATTGCACCGGAGATCGCTAAACGAGCCACGGGCGTTTCGATATTCGCCGACAGTTGGGGCTATAAGCTCGAAGCTTACGATTCGATACCGTACAACGCGTACATTCTGTGGAAGAACGGCGTCAACGTTTCGATCAATTCCGGATTCGGACGAACGCATGAGGCGGCTCAATCTCGACGCGGCCAAGGCTATGAAATACGGCGGCGTGCCTGA
- a CDS encoding amidohydrolase family protein: MKSKLFLLAFAALGAFFAREGNAQSYAITNAKIVTVSGATIDKGTVVIRNGLIESVGANVATPADAQVFDATGLTVYPGFIDALTSLGMPAAQQRTGGPGGGQTGAAAVAAAASAPTSNSNYQAGLRPEDEALNDLRAGEAQFEAARNAGFTTVVTTGRSGIFTGQSTIFNLAGDTVSGMVVKTPYALHVTFTTTPGSYPGSLLGTFSALRQIFLDAQRQQEIEKQYAANPKGTRRPDTDRSLEALYPAINGKMPVVFNANRNVEIVRALDLIKELKLNGIIAGGQEAWKFAERLKAQNVPVLLSLNFPKRTTSASPDADPEPLETLRFRAETPAGAGKLAAAGVKIAFQSAGATSIGDFFTNVGKAVEGGLSKDAAVRAMTLGSAEILGISDRTGSIEAGKMANLVVVKGDLLGKDKFVPHVFVDGKVFEQKEPPKSTPNRGGDGLAVNISGSYKITIPGRPEATLNLTQQGAELSGSMVSHLGTSTIKDGKVTADGFSFGSTVEFGGSSIEMKVRGNVSGNKISGTMDTPQGVMSFSGTKNP, from the coding sequence ATGAAATCAAAGCTCTTTTTGCTTGCATTTGCGGCTCTCGGCGCGTTTTTCGCCCGTGAAGGGAATGCTCAGAGTTATGCGATCACAAATGCGAAGATCGTGACCGTTTCGGGGGCGACGATCGACAAAGGGACCGTCGTCATTCGCAACGGGCTGATCGAATCGGTCGGTGCAAATGTCGCGACGCCGGCGGATGCCCAGGTGTTTGACGCAACGGGACTTACGGTCTATCCGGGATTTATCGATGCGTTGACGAGCCTCGGAATGCCCGCGGCGCAACAGCGTACGGGCGGGCCGGGCGGAGGGCAGACAGGGGCAGCAGCCGTAGCAGCGGCGGCTTCGGCTCCGACATCGAATTCGAACTATCAGGCGGGTTTGAGGCCTGAAGACGAAGCTTTGAATGACCTCAGAGCGGGCGAAGCGCAGTTTGAGGCGGCCCGGAATGCGGGTTTCACGACCGTTGTAACTACGGGGCGAAGCGGTATCTTCACGGGACAATCAACGATCTTTAATCTGGCGGGCGATACCGTTTCGGGAATGGTTGTTAAGACGCCTTATGCGCTTCATGTTACGTTTACGACGACGCCTGGAAGCTATCCGGGCTCGCTACTCGGTACATTTTCGGCGCTTAGGCAGATCTTTCTTGACGCTCAGAGGCAACAGGAGATCGAAAAACAATATGCCGCGAATCCAAAGGGAACGAGGCGTCCCGACACGGACAGATCGCTGGAGGCTCTGTACCCGGCGATAAACGGCAAGATGCCCGTGGTGTTCAACGCGAACCGCAACGTCGAGATCGTCCGTGCGCTTGATCTAATTAAAGAGCTGAAACTCAACGGCATCATCGCGGGCGGGCAGGAAGCGTGGAAATTTGCGGAACGCCTCAAAGCTCAGAATGTGCCTGTCTTGCTATCGCTAAATTTCCCAAAACGGACCACGTCGGCGTCGCCGGATGCAGACCCCGAGCCTCTTGAAACCCTTCGGTTCCGGGCTGAAACACCTGCGGGAGCCGGTAAATTGGCGGCCGCGGGCGTTAAGATCGCGTTTCAATCGGCTGGGGCGACATCGATCGGCGACTTTTTTACAAACGTGGGCAAGGCGGTCGAAGGCGGTTTGAGCAAGGACGCTGCCGTTCGTGCGATGACGCTCGGTTCGGCCGAAATTCTCGGCATCTCGGATCGAACCGGTTCGATCGAAGCCGGAAAGATGGCAAATCTCGTGGTCGTAAAAGGCGACTTGCTGGGCAAAGACAAGTTCGTGCCGCACGTTTTTGTAGACGGCAAGGTGTTTGAGCAGAAAGAGCCGCCGAAATCAACCCCGAATCGTGGCGGCGATGGGTTGGCCGTCAATATAAGCGGTTCGTACAAGATCACCATACCGGGACGGCCGGAGGCGACGCTCAACTTAACGCAGCAAGGTGCCGAATTGAGCGGTTCGATGGTCTCGCATCTCGGCACTTCGACGATAAAGGACGGTAAGGTTACCGCAGACGGTTTTAGTTTCGGAAGCACCGTTGAATTCGGCGGTTCCTCGATCGAGATGAAGGTACGCGGAAACGTTAGCGGCAATAAGATCAGCGGAACGATGGACACACCTCAGGGCGTCATGTCGTTTTCGGGAACCAAGAATCCTTAG
- a CDS encoding MGMT family protein, with amino-acid sequence MTAKKAILTLPLDLRASAFQMRVWSELRKIPYGETRSYGQVAASLGNPKAFRAVARACATNPVALVNPCHRVIASDGKLSGYRWGVERKEKLLAEEKAS; translated from the coding sequence TTGACGGCGAAAAAGGCGATCTTGACGCTGCCGCTCGATCTGCGGGCGAGTGCGTTTCAGATGCGGGTTTGGTCCGAGCTTCGAAAGATACCGTATGGCGAAACGCGTTCGTACGGCCAGGTTGCGGCGTCGCTTGGGAATCCCAAGGCGTTTCGAGCGGTCGCCCGGGCGTGTGCAACAAATCCTGTTGCGTTAGTCAATCCGTGTCACCGAGTGATCGCTTCGGACGGAAAATTGAGCGGCTACCGTTGGGGAGTCGAGCGAAAGGAGAAGCTGCTGGCAGAAGAGAAGGCATCATAG
- a CDS encoding thiol-disulfide oxidoreductase DCC family protein: MSSIVLFDGVCNFCNGAVNFIIKHDHEKQFKFAPLQSEIGIELRNKYGFGDDVDSIILIEGDKTFTHSTAGLRVAKTLGGIWSLGYAFIIVPAFIRDWAYRVFARNRYKLFGRQDACMLPTPEIRERFL, translated from the coding sequence ATGAGTTCGATCGTACTTTTTGACGGCGTATGTAATTTTTGCAACGGTGCCGTCAATTTTATTATCAAGCATGATCACGAAAAGCAATTCAAATTCGCGCCGCTGCAATCCGAAATAGGGATCGAACTGCGAAACAAATACGGCTTCGGCGATGATGTAGATTCAATAATACTGATCGAGGGCGATAAGACGTTCACTCACTCGACCGCAGGCCTGAGGGTCGCCAAGACGCTCGGCGGAATCTGGTCGCTCGGTTACGCATTTATCATCGTCCCGGCGTTCATCCGCGATTGGGCTTATCGTGTCTTCGCTCGCAATCGATACAAACTCTTCGGTCGCCAGGACGCTTGCATGCTCCCAACGCCCGAGATTAGAGAGAGATTTTTATAA
- a CDS encoding DUF427 domain-containing protein, whose product MKATWNGETIAESSETVVVEGNHYFPAVCINKAHFKPSETHTVCGWKGTASYYDIVVNGETNKDAAWYYPETKSDAKNIEGYVAFWKGVEIK is encoded by the coding sequence ATGAAAGCGACATGGAACGGCGAAACCATCGCCGAAAGCAGCGAAACAGTAGTCGTCGAAGGAAACCACTACTTCCCCGCGGTCTGCATTAACAAAGCCCATTTCAAACCGTCCGAAACGCACACGGTCTGCGGCTGGAAGGGTACGGCAAGCTATTACGACATCGTAGTAAACGGCGAAACAAACAAAGACGCCGCGTGGTATTACCCCGAAACGAAGTCCGATGCCAAGAACATCGAGGGATACGTCGCCTTCTGGAAAGGTGTGGAAATCAAGTGA
- a CDS encoding endonuclease MutS2: MSFSLEILEFTKLLDLVAAHARTPMGRDRALDLLPFESRHELDRSLAAITETIALNEEKQVTWSFSGLDDPSNAVAILKIKNAALEPNTMLEISRVCTQALFARSSIQPEKDLAPVLWQTVENIPPSLLGVIDQVNRKLLPGGEIDDSASPELAKIRREISSQKSRLTKSLESAMRAAGTAIQDEIVTVRNDRFVIPVKTDFRGKVVGVAHGFSSSGSTVFVEPLEAIEANNEIQNLKGKEEREVARILFALTESLREQLPAVEAAVNAVAELDLIKAKVEFARKFRAVVPEISDDETIDLVDARHPLLEDTLRSASQKAERRPIGSVSSTTNDEQRTTNEIIPSSFTLTDQNAVMIISGANAGGKTVVLKTAGLLSLMAISGLPVPAKEAKIPFYRSILADIGDHQSLSANLSTFSSHMSNIASMIRECLPPSLVLLDEAGTGTDPEEGSALGVAIVDHFRRKGAQVIASTHYRGLKMYAANDPSIINASVEFDEKTLQPTYKLLLGLAGASSGIEIARRFGIDKTVIDVARQNLDVSAQEAENYLKKLQTETKIATDLRIALEEEREAVAMKYAGLEVEAVKKEKARQKEFEGELANAIDEFDRQSRAFIKTIEDKALRNRLDKERMTRKAELNRAVMSKVQGPKSKIIGNSGSPPYQGGVAAASADGVVLSVGSRVITSFGNVGTIEKLDKEVAEVLVGNLRLREKLVDLQFAAEGPKDQKPKTRAQMINIDGGDAPAELNLIGKTTADAEYEIDRFLDEAYMSSVPRVRIIHGFGTGALKNYVHHFLKGHPHVEKYGFAPSDQGGNGATIAELKL, translated from the coding sequence GTGAGTTTTTCACTAGAAATATTGGAATTTACCAAGCTTCTCGACCTCGTCGCGGCTCACGCCAGAACGCCGATGGGACGCGACCGCGCCCTTGACCTGCTCCCGTTTGAGAGCCGCCACGAACTCGACCGTTCGCTCGCCGCGATCACCGAAACGATCGCTCTTAATGAAGAGAAGCAGGTAACGTGGTCGTTCAGCGGCCTCGACGATCCATCTAACGCCGTCGCGATCCTAAAGATCAAGAATGCCGCCCTCGAGCCGAACACAATGCTCGAGATCTCACGAGTCTGCACTCAGGCATTGTTTGCACGCTCGTCGATCCAACCTGAGAAAGATCTCGCTCCGGTCCTCTGGCAAACGGTCGAGAATATTCCGCCTTCGCTCCTCGGCGTGATCGATCAGGTGAACAGGAAACTACTTCCCGGCGGCGAGATCGATGATTCTGCTTCGCCCGAACTCGCGAAGATCCGCCGCGAGATCAGCAGCCAAAAATCCCGCCTGACGAAATCGCTCGAATCCGCGATGCGTGCCGCCGGAACGGCCATTCAGGACGAGATCGTCACGGTGCGCAACGACAGGTTCGTCATTCCGGTCAAGACCGATTTTCGAGGCAAGGTTGTAGGCGTCGCCCACGGATTTTCGTCTTCGGGCTCGACCGTCTTCGTCGAACCGCTCGAAGCCATCGAAGCCAATAACGAGATCCAAAACTTGAAAGGCAAAGAAGAACGCGAGGTCGCACGGATCCTCTTCGCCCTCACCGAATCGCTCCGCGAGCAGCTGCCCGCTGTCGAAGCAGCAGTAAATGCCGTCGCCGAGTTGGACCTCATCAAGGCCAAAGTCGAATTCGCCCGGAAATTCCGTGCCGTCGTTCCCGAAATATCCGACGACGAAACCATAGATCTCGTCGACGCCCGACATCCACTCCTCGAAGATACCCTTCGATCGGCGTCACAAAAGGCGGAAAGACGACCGATAGGGAGTGTGTCGTCCACCACGAATGACGAACAACGAACAACGAACGAAATAATCCCAAGCTCATTTACATTAACTGACCAAAACGCCGTCATGATCATCTCCGGTGCCAACGCCGGCGGCAAAACGGTCGTGCTGAAGACCGCCGGCCTGCTTAGCCTGATGGCCATCTCAGGCCTGCCCGTTCCGGCGAAAGAGGCGAAGATACCCTTTTATCGATCGATCCTCGCCGACATCGGCGATCATCAATCACTGAGTGCGAATCTTTCGACATTCTCGTCGCACATGTCGAATATTGCCAGCATGATCCGCGAATGCCTCCCGCCGTCGCTCGTTCTGCTCGACGAAGCCGGAACCGGTACCGACCCTGAAGAAGGTTCGGCTCTTGGAGTCGCGATCGTCGATCATTTCCGCAGAAAAGGCGCGCAGGTCATCGCTTCGACCCATTATCGCGGCCTGAAAATGTACGCCGCCAACGACCCGAGTATCATCAACGCGTCGGTCGAATTTGATGAAAAAACGCTTCAGCCCACGTACAAATTGCTCCTCGGCCTCGCCGGTGCATCAAGCGGCATCGAGATTGCCAGACGATTCGGAATCGATAAAACGGTTATTGATGTAGCTCGCCAGAACCTCGACGTATCAGCACAAGAAGCGGAAAATTACCTAAAGAAGCTCCAAACTGAGACCAAGATCGCCACAGACCTCCGCATCGCCCTCGAAGAAGAACGCGAAGCAGTCGCCATGAAATACGCCGGCCTCGAAGTCGAAGCCGTCAAAAAAGAAAAGGCCCGACAAAAAGAATTCGAAGGCGAACTAGCCAACGCCATCGACGAATTCGACCGCCAATCCAGGGCCTTCATAAAAACCATCGAGGACAAAGCCCTTCGCAACCGCCTCGACAAAGAGCGCATGACCCGCAAGGCCGAACTAAACCGTGCGGTGATGTCTAAAGTCCAAGGTCCTAAATCCAAGATCATCGGTAATTCCGGTTCCCCTCCTTACCAAGGAGGGGTGGCAGCCGCTTCGGCTGACGGGGTGGTTCTCTCCGTCGGCTCAAGAGTAATTACGAGTTTCGGAAACGTCGGCACAATCGAAAAACTCGACAAAGAAGTCGCCGAAGTCCTCGTCGGCAATCTCCGCCTGAGAGAGAAACTCGTCGACCTTCAGTTCGCAGCGGAAGGGCCCAAGGACCAAAAACCAAAGACTAGAGCCCAGATGATCAACATCGACGGCGGCGACGCCCCGGCCGAACTCAACCTCATCGGCAAAACCACCGCCGACGCCGAATACGAGATCGACCGCTTCCTCGACGAGGCGTACATGTCCAGCGTCCCCAGAGTCCGAATCATCCACGGCTTCGGCACTGGAGCACTTAAGAACTACGTTCACCACTTTCTTAAAGGCCATCCGCACGTCGAAAAGTATGGCTTCGCCCCATCCGACCAGGGCGGAAATGGAGCCACGATCGCGGAGTTGAAACTATGA